A single Paratractidigestivibacter faecalis DNA region contains:
- a CDS encoding plasmid mobilization protein — MAFRCTPEEYELIANMAAWSGMSRQDYIMARLTGTEITVRPSSRTQRALRDSMKSLAERLLAVCDADELDADLQRQLALVMEIFNGFGEAPPPGRRAKREKGPGDDFFGMSRC; from the coding sequence ATGGCGTTCCGCTGCACCCCGGAGGAGTACGAGCTGATCGCCAACATGGCCGCCTGGAGCGGCATGAGCAGGCAGGACTACATCATGGCGAGGCTGACCGGGACCGAGATAACGGTAAGACCGTCGTCGCGGACGCAACGGGCGCTGCGCGACTCCATGAAGAGCCTGGCGGAGCGGCTCCTCGCCGTGTGCGACGCCGATGAGCTTGATGCGGACCTCCAAAGGCAGCTCGCCCTGGTCATGGAGATCTTCAACGGGTTCGGCGAGGCACCGCCGCCCGGAAGGCGCGCAAAGCGCGAGAAGGGGCCCGGCGACGATTTCTTCG